In Hemicordylus capensis ecotype Gifberg chromosome 3, rHemCap1.1.pri, whole genome shotgun sequence, one DNA window encodes the following:
- the LOC128350639 gene encoding zinc finger protein 665-like encodes MLAKTCQPRASAGSQFPDSGRVNPAENPAQSPPDQGKEEEEEGPESRGLAPGSPWAKGAPPHGWQKRLFPARRAAPDKSGWAGLARRRPPLSACPALSLQKQPPSLPGSWACRLLLLLLRRDSQKEPFEEVAVHFTEEEEEEWALPDPDQRALHSQEMEENDGNPASLAGVSCKRKNEGEPSGALLGGARWRKRKQQRQKPRAKRRNRNGSSASQRGIQRMMQKEIERSHCPGSRKGFHSETSFQPQCEIQPEDKLFECLEYGKSFSARGKLTRHHRMHTGKKPHKCLECGKSFRRYESLTLHHRIHTGEKAHKCLKCGKCFSLKGNLARHYRTHTGEKPYKCLECGKSFSMKENLVTHYRTHTGEKPHKCLVCGKRFSTNGYLTVHHRIHTGEKPHKCLECGKSFSTSGHLTVHHRTHSRDKPYKCLECGKSFSMKGNLATHYRTHTGEKPHKCLECGKSFSTSGYLTVHHRTHTGDKPYKCLKCGKSFSMKGNLSTHYRTHTGEKPHKCLDCGKSFSTSGSLTVHHRIHTGEKPHKCLECGKSFSTIGKLTSHYRSHTAEKPHKCLECGKSFSLKGNLASHYRTHSGEKPHKCLECGKSFSTSGHLTVHHRIHSGEKPHKCLECGKSFSCSGNLTVHHRTHTGEKPHKCLECGKSFRTSGELTVHYRIHTGEKPHQCLECGKSFSRSGELIVHHRTHTGEKPHKCLECGKGFRTNSALTQHHSTHTREKPHTCLKCGKSFSRSGELTVHHRTHTGEKPHKCLECGKSFRMGGELTVHRRTHTGDKPHKCLQCGKSFIRSGELTVHHRTHTGEKPHKCLECGKSFSTSGKLTRHRRMHTGEKPHKCLECGKSFSMKENLATHYKTHTGEKPHKCLECGMRFSTNGELKVHHRTHTGEKPYKCLECGKSFSQSGNLTSHHKTHTGEKPHKCLECGKSFRTSGELTVHHRTHTGEKPYKCLECGKSFSTIGKLTSHHRNHTGEKPHKCLECGKSFRMSGELTVHHRTHSGEKPHKCLECGKSFSCSGNLTVHHRTHTGEKPHTCLECGKSFRTSGHLTRHHTTHTGEKPHKCLECGKSFRTSGHLTRHHTTHTGEKPHKCLECGKSFNRRADLTTHQETHSG; translated from the exons GGCCTCTGCAGGCAGCCAGTTTCCAGACTCGGGAAGAGTTAACCCCGCTGAGAATCCGGCTCAGAGCCCGCCAGATcaaggcaaggaggaggaggaggagggcccagAGTCAAGGGGGCTCGCCCCGGGCTCTCCATGGGCAAAGGGGGCCCCTCCCCACGGCTGGCAGAAGCGCCTCTTTCCCGCCAGGCGCGCTGCCCCAGACAagagcggctgggcggggcttgcaCGGAGGAGGCCGCCTCTCTCGGCCTGCCCGGCTCTCTCTCTGCAGAAGCAgccgccctccctccctggttcctgggcctgccgcctcctcctcctcctcctccgtagAGACAGCCAgaag GAGccctttgaggaggtggccgtccatttcacggaggaggaggaggaggagtgggctctgccaGATCcggaccaaagagccctgcacagccAAGAGATGGAGGAGAACGATGGGAATCCGGCCTCACTGG CCGGTGTCAGTTGTAAGAGGAAGAATGAGGGGGAACCCAGCGGAGCATTGCTGGGAGGTGCCAGATGGAGAAAGAGGAAACAGCAGCGACAAAAACCAAGAGCAAAACGGAGGAACAGAAATGGATCATCTGCTTCCCAGCGGGGAATCCAAAGAATGATGCAGAAGGAGATAGAAAGAAGCCATTGCCCAGGAAGTAGGAAAGGTTTCCATTCTGAAACAAGCTTTCAACCTCAGTGCGAAATTCAGCCAGAGGATAAATTATTTGAATGCTTGGAGTATGGAAAGAGTTTCAGTGCAAGAGGAAAACTAACTAGGCACCACAGAATGCACACTGggaagaaaccacataaatgcttggagtgtggaaagagctttagaaGGTATGAATCTCTCACTTTGCACCATagaatccatactggagagaaagcacataaatgcttgaagtgtggaaagtgcttcagctTGAAAGGAAATCTTGCTAGACattatagaacccacactggggagaaaccatataaatgcttggaatgtggaaagagcttcagcatgaaaGAAAATCTTGTTACACattatagaacccacactggggagaaaccacataaatgcttggtgtgtgggaAGAGATTCAGTACGAATGGATATCTCACTGTGCACCATAGaatccatactggggagaaaccacataaatgcttggagtgtggaaagagctttagcacAAGTGGACATCTCACTGTGCACCACAGAACCCACTCTAGGgataaaccatataaatgcttggagtgtggaaagagcttcagcatgaaaGGAAATCTTGCTACCCattatagaacccacactggagagaaaccacataaatgcttggagtgtggaaagagttttagcACGAGTGGATATCTCACTGTGCACCACAGGACCCACACTGGGgataaaccatataaatgcttgaaatgtggaaagagcttcagcatgaaaGGAAATCTTTCTACCCattatagaacccacactggagagaaaccacataaatgcttggactgtggaaagagctttagcacAAGTGGATCTCTCACGGTtcaccatagaatccacactggggagaaaccacataaatgcttggagtgtggaaagagctttagcacAATAGGAAAACTAACTAGTCATTATAGAAGCCATACTgcggagaaaccacataaatgcttggagtgtggaaagagctttagtctGAAAGGAAACCTTGCTAGCCATTACAGAACCCAcagtggggagaaaccacataaatgcttggagtgtggaaagagctttagcacAAGTGGACATCTCACTGTGCACCACAGAATCCAcagtggggagaaaccacataaatgcttggagtgtggaaagagcttcagctgcagtggaaatcttactgttcaccatagaacccacactggggagaaaccacataaatgcttggagtgtggaaagagcttcaggacgAGTGGAGAACTCACTGTACActatagaatccacactggggagaaaccacatcaatgcttggagtgtggaaagagcttcagcaggagtggagaaCTCATTgtgcaccatagaacccacactggggagaaaccacataaatgcttggagtgtggaaagggtttTCGCACGAATAGTGCTCTTACTCAGCATCATAGTACCCACACTagggagaaaccacatacatgtttgaagtgtggaaagagcttcagcaggagtggagaaCTCACTgtgcaccatagaacccacactggggagaaaccacataaatgcttggagtgtggaaaaagcttcaggaTGGGTGGAGAACTCACTGTGCAtcgtagaacccacactggggataaaccacataaatgcttgcagtgtggaaagagcttcatcagGAGTGGAGAACTCACTgtgcaccatagaacccacactggggagaaaccacataaatgcttggagtgtggaaagagcttcagcacgagtggaaaACTAACTAGGCATCGTAGAatgcacactggggagaaacctcataaatgcttggagtgtggaaagagcttcagcatgaaaGAAAATCTTGCTACACATTAtaaaacccacactggggagaaaccacataaatgcttggagtgtggaatgagattCAGTACGAATGGAGAGCTTAAGgtgcaccatagaacccacactggggagaaaccatataaatgtttggagtgtggaaagagcttcagccagagtggaaacCTAACTAGTCATCAtaaaacccacactggggagaaaccacataaatgcttggagtgtggaaagagcttcaggacgAGTGGAGAACTCACTGTGCATCATCgaacacacactggggagaaaccatataaatgtttggagtgtggaaagagctttagcacAATAGGAAAACTAACTAGTCATCATAGAAACCATaccggggagaaaccacataaatgcttggagtgtggaaagagcttcaggatgAGTGGAGAACTAACTGTGCATCATCGAACACactctggggagaaaccacataaatgcttggagtgtggaaagagcttcagctgcagtggaaatcttactgttcaccatagaacccacactggggagaaaccacatacatgcttggagtgtggaaagagtttcaggaCGAGTGGACACCTTACTAGGCATCATacaacccacactggggagaaaccacataaatgcttggagtgtggaaagagtttcaggaCGAGTGGACACCTTACTAGGCATCATacaacccacactggggagaaaccacataaatgcttggagtgtggaaaaagcttcaacaGGAGGGCAGACCTTACTACTCACCAAGAAACTCATTCAGGGTAG